From a region of the Helianthus annuus cultivar XRQ/B chromosome 5, HanXRQr2.0-SUNRISE, whole genome shotgun sequence genome:
- the LOC110941796 gene encoding uncharacterized protein LOC110941796 encodes MEDERILRGDRPVVPLEGRNSGFVTKGCCSQTGGLTTDSKVVEECNVSSEEEPLIQSIECRICQEEDSVKNLEVPCACSGSLKFAHRKCVQRWCDEKRDIICEICHQPYKPGYTAPPPQPDDTIINISGNWTLSGTPLDLNDPRVLALAAAEQRFIESDYDEYEDNGASGASLCRSVAIILMALLLLRHALTIGDGDSDDDDPSVFFAIFLLRAAGFLLPCYIMIWAISILQRRRQAQEVETLAAADVAFMIQAGQHRGLQVTIAPGTVVAPSPAVTPPVIAVHDPLH; translated from the exons ATGGAAGACGAGCGAATTTTACGTGGTGACCGGCCTGTGGTGCCACTGGAAGGGAGGAATTCAGGGTTTGTTACAAAGGGTTGTTGTAGTCAAACTGGTGGTTTGACTACTGATAGTAAGGTGGTTGAAGAATGTAATGTGTCTAGTGAGGAAGAACCGTTGATTCAGTCGATCGAATGCCGGATATGCCAGGAAGAAGATAGTGTAAAGAACCTTGAAGTTCCTTGTGCTTGCAGTGGCAGTCTTAAG TTTGCACATAGGAAATGTGTTCAGCGATGGTGCGATGAGAAAAGAGATATAATTTGTGAAATCTGTCATCAG CCTTACAAACCTGGCTACACTGCTCCCCCACCTCAACCTGATGACACCATCATTAACATCAG TGGAAACTGGACACTTTCTGGTACTCCTTTAGATCTGAATGATCCTCGAGTCTTGGCTTTGGCAGCTGCTGAACAACGTTTTATCGAGTCGGACTATGATGAATATGAAGACAACGGTGCTAGTGGTGCTTCCCTTTGCCGTTCAGTTGCCATCATA TTGATGGCTCTTCTGTTATTGAGGCATGCTCTGACTATTGGAGATGGTGATAGTGACGATGATGATCCTTCCGTATTTTTTGCT ATTTTCCTGCTTCGGGCAGCTGGTTTTCTCCTTCCTTGCTACATAATGATTTGGGCAATCAGTATATTGCAACGTCGAAGGCAAGCACAG GAGGTTGAAACATTGGCGGCGGCAGACGTTGCATTCATGATCCAGGCAGGCCAACATAGAGGCTTGCAGGTCACAATTGCACCAGGAACCGTCGTGGCCCCATCACCTGCAGTCACACCACCAGTAATCGCAGTCCATGACCCACTTCATTAA